CGGCGAAAAGTTGTTGACGGAATTGGTTACCGATATACCGGCATCGCTCATTTTTAAAGCACCCGCATCGTTGAGGCCGTCGCCCACCATAATAACGCGGTGGCCTTGTTGTTTTAAACCTGCTACGTACGCCAGTTTATCTGCCGGCGATTGATTAAACCGGAGTTCGGCGGCTTTGCCAAAATACTGGTGCAGGTTTTCTTTTTCTGAGGCATTATCGCCGGATAATACCGCTAATTTTTTGCCTTGCTGTTGCAGTTCGGTGAGTAAAGGTTTCAGACCCTCGCGGTAATGGTTTTGGAAAGTAAAATAGCCGTATTGCTTTTGGCCTAACTGCACGTACACCCGGGTAGCCAACGTTTCGATGGTATGGGCGCTGGCAATGCCCGTAAACTCCGCCGAGCCAATGCGGATTAGCTCGCCAGCCACCAATCCTTGCACGCCTTTCCCGGATAATTCCTGAAATTGCGTAACCGCTTGTACCGGAGCAATTATCGATTGATACAAGCTTTGGCTGAGCGGGTGGGTAGAGTGCTGCAACACCGATTTAATTTTACTTTCATCTTCGGCACTCAACGCTGAACCCTGGTAGGTAATATCCGTCTGGGCGCTTTCGGTTAAGGTGCCGGTTTTGTCAAAAACAAGGGTGTCGGCTTTGGCTAAAGTTTCGGCTACGTCGCCGTTTTTTAAATAAAATTTATGTTTCCCGAATATTTTAAGCGTGTTGGATAAGGTAAACGGTGTACTCAACGACAAAGCACAAGGGCAGGCAATTACCAGCACCGAAGTAAAAGCTTTTATGGCCATGTCGGTGTCGCGCGGAACCCAGTACACCAGCGAGCCCAGGGCAATGAGTAAGGTAACTGTAATAAAGTAACTGCCTACCTTATCGGCGTAGGTGCCCACCCCAAAATAACTTTTTTCTTTCTCGAAAACGGTATTGTTCCACAATTGCGTGAGGTAGCTTTGCGATACATCTTTTACTACTTCCAGCTCAATGCTTTCGCCCATCTGGCGGCCTCCGGCGTATATAATTTCGCCGGCAACTTTAGGTACCGGCACCGATTCGCCGGAAACAAACGAATAATCTATAAAAGCTTCACCGCGCAGCAAAATTGCATCGGCCGGAATGAGTTCCTGGTTGCGGATGCGGATGCGCTGGGTGGGCACCAGTTCTTTCACAGCTATTACCCGTTCCTGGCCTTTTTCCAGCACGGTAACCGAAATAGGAAAATACGCTTTGTAATCGCGGTCGAAGGTTAACGCATAGTAAGTGGTTTGCTGCACGTATTTGCCAATCAGCATGAAAAACACCAAACCGGTAAACGAATCGAGGTAGCCGGGACCGGATCCGGTTAAAATATCGAACAAACTCAAGCCAAACAACGACAGTAGACCCAGACTAATGGGCGTATCCAGGTTAATGTGCCGTTGTTTTAACGATTGCCACGCCGAAGTAAAAAAGCCGCGGGCGCTGTACAAAAATACCGGCAAAGCCAGCGCAATGCTCAGGTAACCGAAAAAAGAGCCAAATTCTTGTTTAATCTCGTCGGTAAAGGCAAAATACTCCGGGAAACTCAGCAGCATGGTATTGCCGAAGCAAAAACCCGCCAGACCTAATTTTAAATTTATACCAAAGCTCCGCTTCGATTTCTCCTTCGTTAAATTCTCCAGATTAAGCGTAGGGCCGTAGCCGATTTTATGGAGCAGGGTAACCACAGCGCTTAGCTTGGTTTTTGACGGATGGTACGAAATGGTTACTTCTTTCCTCGGAAAGTTTACCCGTGACTCCAATATACCCTGGTCGAGTTTAAACAAATTTTCGAGCAGCCAGATGCAGGAACTGCAGTGCATATTAGGTATCCGGAATAAAACTTTATCCCGTGTTTCGCTCTGGAACTGGAGCAATTGATTTTTAAATTCCGGCTGATCGAGGTACGTAAACTGACCCGCTTGCACCTCTTCGGCTTTTTGGGTTAGGCCCGGTTTCTCAGTAGCATCGAGGTTATAATAGGTACATAAGTTGTTGGCATACAACAATTCGTACACCGATTTGCAACCAGTACAGCAAAAAACTTTTTCGTCGGCATAAATGGGCGTCCGGGTACAATCGTCGCCGCAGTGGTAACACTGTTCTTTTACCAGGGGATGTGCGGTTTCCAGCATGG
The sequence above is a segment of the Adhaeribacter swui genome. Coding sequences within it:
- a CDS encoding heavy metal translocating P-type ATPase is translated as MLETAHPLVKEQCYHCGDDCTRTPIYADEKVFCCTGCKSVYELLYANNLCTYYNLDATEKPGLTQKAEEVQAGQFTYLDQPEFKNQLLQFQSETRDKVLFRIPNMHCSSCIWLLENLFKLDQGILESRVNFPRKEVTISYHPSKTKLSAVVTLLHKIGYGPTLNLENLTKEKSKRSFGINLKLGLAGFCFGNTMLLSFPEYFAFTDEIKQEFGSFFGYLSIALALPVFLYSARGFFTSAWQSLKQRHINLDTPISLGLLSLFGLSLFDILTGSGPGYLDSFTGLVFFMLIGKYVQQTTYYALTFDRDYKAYFPISVTVLEKGQERVIAVKELVPTQRIRIRNQELIPADAILLRGEAFIDYSFVSGESVPVPKVAGEIIYAGGRQMGESIELEVVKDVSQSYLTQLWNNTVFEKEKSYFGVGTYADKVGSYFITVTLLIALGSLVYWVPRDTDMAIKAFTSVLVIACPCALSLSTPFTLSNTLKIFGKHKFYLKNGDVAETLAKADTLVFDKTGTLTESAQTDITYQGSALSAEDESKIKSVLQHSTHPLSQSLYQSIIAPVQAVTQFQELSGKGVQGLVAGELIRIGSAEFTGIASAHTIETLATRVYVQLGQKQYGYFTFQNHYREGLKPLLTELQQQGKKLAVLSGDNASEKENLHQYFGKAAELRFNQSPADKLAYVAGLKQQGHRVIMVGDGLNDAGALKMSDAGISVTNSVNNFSPGCDAILDAGSFTQLAKFLKFSRYSLYVILGSFGVSFGYNIIGLSLAVMGQFSPVASAILMPISSLSVILCSVLGVRLVAWRMGLNRGSE